TTCGATCTGGCGATCGTTGAAGCCGATCTTTTCGTAGAAATCGCGGGTCCCGGTTTCGCGAGCCGCACCGTTCGGCAAGCAGATCTTGGTCGGGCAGGATTCCTTGAGAACGTCCATGATGCCGGATTTGTCCGCGTCCGAGATCGACTGCGTGGCAAGCACGACCGCGCAATTTGCGCGACGAAGGGTTTTCAGCCATTCGCGGATCTTGTCGCGGAACGCAGGGTGACCGAGCATGATCCATGCTTCATCGAGAATGATAAGGCTGGGCGCGCCGGTCAGGCGCTTTTCGATGCGCCGGAACAGATAGAGCAGAACCGGGACAAGGTTGCGCTCGCCCATGTTCATGAGTTCATCGACTTCGAAGGTCTGGAAATTGGAGAGCTTGAGGTTGTCCTGTTCCGCGTCGAGCAAATGGCCCATGGGACCGTCGACCGTGTAGTGGCGCAGCGCCTCCTTGATTGACTTCTTCTGCACGCCCGACACGAAATCGGAAATCGAGCGGCGTTCCGACTTCGACATAAGGTCGAGCTGATGCGCGATTGCATTGCGATGGTCAGGCGTCACCGTCTCGCCAGACATGATGATGAGCGTTTCGAGCCATTCCGCCGCCCATGCTTTGTCGGCGTCCGTATCGAGATCCTGTAAGGGGCAGAATGCAAGGTTCTCGCTTGCGCCCACATCATAGAAATCGCCACCGACGGCTCGCGTGAGCGGATACATAGACCGGCCCTTGTCGAAGGCGAAAAGCTGGCTGTTCTGATAGCGCCGGAATTGTGCTGCGATCAGCGCCAACAGTGTCGATTTGCCCGAACCGGTCGGCCCGAAGATCAATGTGTGTCCGAGGTCGCCAACATGCAGGTTGAGCCGGAATGGCGTCGAGCCGGAAGCCACCAGCATAAGCGGCGGAGAATTTTCCGGATAGAAGGGATTTGGATTGACCGGCTCTCCGGACCACACCGAATTCAGCGGTATCATATCCGCCAGATTGCGCGTGTGGATCAGCGGTTCGCGGATGTTGGCATACCAGTTCCCCGGCAGACTGCCCAAGAATGCCTCTGTCGCGTTCAGGCTTTCGATGCGGGCGCCGAAGCCTTCCGACTGGATGAGGCGGCGGACGCTTTCGGCCTGGCGGCGCAGCTTGGCATCATCCTCACCGAACATGACGATGACCGGTGTGTAGTAGCCGTAAGCAACCAGCCGGGAATTTGCCGCAGCAATCGCGTCCTCGGCCTCGCCGACCATTAGAAGCGCGTCCTGGTTCACCGAACCGCTATTCGTCTTGAACAACTGGTCGGTGAAGGGGCGTACTTTCTGGATCCACTTCTTGCGGGTTCGCTCCAGCCGCTGGGTCGCCTCGATCTCGTCCATGAACATGAAGCGCGAGGACCACCGGTAGGTCAGCGGCATAAGATCGAGAACGTTCAAAATCCCCGGCCAGCTTTCGGCTGGAAAGCCGTCGATCGCCACGATTTGGCAGAATCGGCCATCGACCATGGGCGACAGACCATGGTGAAACTCGGCGGTTGCCATGTAGTCGAGATACATCGGGATCTCGGGGAGCCGCACCGGATGGTTTTCGCCCACAAGGCAAAAGCGGACGAACTGAAAAAGTTCGTCGTATCTGGCTACGCGATAGCCGCCGCGATCGGGGACTTCCTGAGTGACCATGCGACGGATCGAAACGACGTTCTGCATGTACTGCTCGAACTCGCGGATCGAGGTTTTGAAATGTTCAAGGATGCGATCGGCATTGCTCGTGGCGCGAGATGCGGGGTCCGCATAGACGTATTTGACCAGTCCGGATTTGCGTGTGTCCGGTTCACGGTAGGTCAGGATGACGGCGTGCTGGCTCTCAAAATGGCCTTCAGTCGTTTCAAACCGCTGACGCCGCTCATCATCGATAAGCTGGCTTACCCGGTCAGGGAAATGGGAACGATCCTTGCTCGGATACTCGGTCGTAGGTACACGCACTGCTTCGACCTGGATCATCCAGCCCGTACCGAGGCGCGCGAGAACGGAGTTGATGGCGCGCGATACCTCGTTGCGCTCAAAGTCAGTGGAGCTCTCGCTGTCGGGACCGGCAAAATACCAGCCTGCCATCAGCGAGCCGTCCTTAAGAAGCATGATGCCGTTGTCAACGAGACCGGCATAAGGCACGAGGTCGGAGAAGGACGCGCCGGTATGGCGAAATTTCTTGAGGGAAACCATAACTCAGTGCTTCCTCCATGGGCTGGAGGTTGGCCGGTAGTGGGAGCGGTACTTCATGTGGCGGAGATAGACCTGCCGCATGAGTGGATCGGCCTTTGCCATCATGCGCAGTAGACCGACGACGACAATCCAGATGATGAAGCCGACCGCGGCGGAGACGAGCGTCAGAACCACGAAAATGAGGATGACCGCAGTCAGCCCGGTCATCAGGACCAGCTCGCGGTCAGCCCCGAACAGCAGGGCCGGCCGTGAGAGAGCTCGATGAATTCGCACCCTGTCCAGACGGCTCGTCCCTTCAGCCATGCGCCCTGTCCAGCGTCACGTCCTGCGTTGCCTCGAGAGGAACGCCAATCGACGCCCCTCCCCCGCCGAACAGGCCGACAACCTGTGTCGCGCCAAGAAGGATACCGCAGACAAGAACGACGTAGGCGAGACGACGCGCGAAGTCGTTGATCTCGCCACCAAAGATGAGCATGCCACCTGCGACCGCGACTGCGATCAGGGCGATTGCCATGGCGACGGGGCCGGTGATGGACTGCTGGATCTGTTGAAGCGGTCCCTCCCAGGGCAGACCACCCCCTCCCCCGGCAGCAAAGGCCGGTTCGGCCATCATCATCGAGATGGCCGCAAGGGCGACCAACGTAAACATTCTACGCGACATGAAGTTTTCCCTGTTTGTCAGAGTTGGTTACCAACCGGGGTGATTTGATAAGTGCCGTTCCGGAACCCATCGACCCTGAGTATCTCGCGCACGATGCGCCCTTTGGGGGTGCGTTCAATGGAG
This genomic window from Allorhizobium ampelinum S4 contains:
- a CDS encoding conjugal transfer protein TrbE translates to MVSLKKFRHTGASFSDLVPYAGLVDNGIMLLKDGSLMAGWYFAGPDSESSTDFERNEVSRAINSVLARLGTGWMIQVEAVRVPTTEYPSKDRSHFPDRVSQLIDDERRQRFETTEGHFESQHAVILTYREPDTRKSGLVKYVYADPASRATSNADRILEHFKTSIREFEQYMQNVVSIRRMVTQEVPDRGGYRVARYDELFQFVRFCLVGENHPVRLPEIPMYLDYMATAEFHHGLSPMVDGRFCQIVAIDGFPAESWPGILNVLDLMPLTYRWSSRFMFMDEIEATQRLERTRKKWIQKVRPFTDQLFKTNSGSVNQDALLMVGEAEDAIAAANSRLVAYGYYTPVIVMFGEDDAKLRRQAESVRRLIQSEGFGARIESLNATEAFLGSLPGNWYANIREPLIHTRNLADMIPLNSVWSGEPVNPNPFYPENSPPLMLVASGSTPFRLNLHVGDLGHTLIFGPTGSGKSTLLALIAAQFRRYQNSQLFAFDKGRSMYPLTRAVGGDFYDVGASENLAFCPLQDLDTDADKAWAAEWLETLIIMSGETVTPDHRNAIAHQLDLMSKSERRSISDFVSGVQKKSIKEALRHYTVDGPMGHLLDAEQDNLKLSNFQTFEVDELMNMGERNLVPVLLYLFRRIEKRLTGAPSLIILDEAWIMLGHPAFRDKIREWLKTLRRANCAVVLATQSISDADKSGIMDVLKESCPTKICLPNGAARETGTRDFYEKIGFNDRQIEIIATATPKREYYVVSPDGRRLFEMGLGPITLSFVGVSGKHDLQRISELYDHHGDEWPRHWLQSRGIENAASLFAS
- a CDS encoding conjugal transfer protein TrbD produces the protein MAEGTSRLDRVRIHRALSRPALLFGADRELVLMTGLTAVILIFVVLTLVSAAVGFIIWIVVVGLLRMMAKADPLMRQVYLRHMKYRSHYRPTSSPWRKH
- a CDS encoding TrbC/VirB2 family protein — translated: MSRRMFTLVALAAISMMMAEPAFAAGGGGGLPWEGPLQQIQQSITGPVAMAIALIAVAVAGGMLIFGGEINDFARRLAYVVLVCGILLGATQVVGLFGGGGASIGVPLEATQDVTLDRAHG